In Thermodesulfobacteriota bacterium, one genomic interval encodes:
- a CDS encoding ABC-type transport auxiliary lipoprotein family protein, with protein sequence MTETGNRRIKTGWTLLLLLVMGLFCGCVNLSELTQTGVEMTYYTLEYEPTAAAADKIDRVLKVNRFTAAPLFASKKIVYKQKDFQTGEYLYHQWHVAPTESIASLLARDMSQSGLFAVVLDPAAATPAAFSVSGNLEVCLEDNTRRPWEAVLSLGILLTDETEPDISKRVLMQKVYTATEPCARKNPRATAEAMSRALQKISMEIVRDVYGAIKERTRRSD encoded by the coding sequence ATGACTGAAACCGGAAATCGCCGCATAAAAACGGGCTGGACACTTCTCCTGCTGCTGGTAATGGGGCTTTTCTGCGGCTGCGTCAATCTCTCGGAACTGACCCAGACCGGCGTGGAGATGACTTACTACACCCTTGAATATGAACCAACGGCGGCGGCGGCCGATAAGATCGACCGCGTTTTGAAAGTAAACCGCTTTACGGCCGCGCCGCTGTTCGCCTCAAAGAAAATTGTATACAAGCAAAAGGATTTCCAGACCGGGGAGTATCTTTATCACCAGTGGCATGTGGCCCCGACCGAGAGCATCGCCTCCCTGCTGGCCCGGGATATGAGTCAATCCGGCCTTTTCGCGGTGGTTCTGGATCCCGCCGCCGCAACCCCGGCGGCTTTTTCCGTGAGCGGCAATCTGGAGGTGTGCCTGGAGGACAATACCCGCCGGCCGTGGGAAGCCGTGCTGTCCCTGGGAATCCTGCTGACGGATGAAACCGAACCGGATATCAGCAAACGAGTCCTGATGCAGAAGGTGTATACGGCCACCGAACCCTGCGCCCGCAAAAATCCGCGCGCCACGGCCGAGGCCATGAGCCGTGCCCTGCAAAAAATATCCATGGAAATCGTGCGGGATGTTTATGGTGCGATTAAAGAGCGGACGCGACGGAGCGACTGA
- a CDS encoding AMIN domain-containing protein, whose protein sequence is MATKNNPDKGARPKKKADDSSDELSAIMAIDDEDLEILQMTERTLTGPSTDEEETIAINDKPNKKKSGNETAKTADLPYDFDDLAEDTEEVEVVPEEVKADEEGDEDSEEVLELEADEPEIEIEEEAPPPVQKTTRAVPAPKAEKTAPSAKAAKPAAPKAAPAAAAQKAAKPAPAPKTSKPAPAPKAAPVTKAAKAAPAATEDADAAIPQKSKGIAGLKNLSYKTLLLILVPVVVTAIILILVLHRQPDEFQMISSAYTGQPATTPAPVPESASQTKPAPPPAGPGATSQPQTARPAIQPGAVPQPQDRPAVQSTPVIAPAAPKAPVVNDAAQDRPATPVPQPPQVKPQPATAAAPQTVQAMPPATAQATQPQQPATVATAQAPKPASVPDKNAVRTLKGVDFTESAGTVQMKILIDNPAVEYKCFALSGPTRVVVDLMGKWNKPPFEDKNVSTSRVSRIRVGKYDDKVRIVADISGGGVSSPTVTAGPDGLVVSIP, encoded by the coding sequence ATGGCAACGAAAAATAACCCCGATAAAGGTGCCCGTCCCAAAAAGAAAGCGGACGATTCTTCCGATGAGTTAAGCGCCATAATGGCCATTGACGACGAGGATCTGGAAATCCTTCAAATGACCGAACGAACGCTTACCGGCCCATCAACTGATGAAGAAGAAACCATTGCAATAAACGACAAACCCAACAAGAAAAAAAGCGGGAACGAAACCGCCAAGACCGCTGACCTTCCCTACGACTTTGATGATTTAGCTGAAGACACAGAGGAAGTGGAAGTTGTCCCGGAAGAGGTGAAGGCGGACGAAGAAGGGGATGAAGATAGCGAGGAAGTACTTGAACTTGAGGCGGATGAACCGGAAATAGAAATAGAAGAAGAAGCGCCCCCGCCGGTCCAGAAAACAACCAGGGCCGTGCCGGCTCCCAAGGCGGAGAAAACCGCGCCGAGCGCCAAAGCAGCCAAGCCGGCGGCACCGAAAGCTGCTCCGGCCGCGGCCGCTCAAAAAGCCGCCAAACCAGCCCCGGCGCCAAAAACATCCAAGCCTGCTCCAGCGCCTAAAGCCGCTCCGGTCACAAAAGCCGCTAAAGCCGCTCCGGCCGCAACAGAAGATGCCGACGCCGCTATCCCTCAAAAAAGCAAGGGGATAGCGGGTTTAAAAAACTTATCCTATAAAACCCTTTTATTGATTCTCGTACCGGTTGTCGTAACGGCTATTATACTCATCCTGGTTCTCCACCGGCAGCCCGATGAATTTCAAATGATATCTTCGGCCTATACCGGTCAACCCGCAACGACACCGGCCCCTGTCCCAGAATCCGCATCGCAGACGAAGCCCGCCCCCCCACCGGCCGGTCCCGGGGCGACATCTCAGCCGCAGACCGCCAGGCCTGCCATCCAACCCGGGGCAGTACCCCAGCCTCAGGATAGACCCGCCGTCCAAAGCACTCCGGTTATCGCGCCCGCGGCGCCGAAAGCGCCCGTCGTTAATGACGCGGCACAGGATAGGCCGGCGACTCCGGTGCCACAGCCGCCTCAGGTAAAACCGCAACCGGCCACGGCGGCTGCGCCACAAACGGTTCAGGCCATGCCTCCGGCCACGGCCCAAGCGACTCAACCGCAACAACCTGCTACTGTCGCAACGGCACAAGCACCTAAGCCCGCTTCCGTCCCGGACAAGAACGCCGTGCGTACCCTGAAGGGCGTTGATTTTACGGAATCCGCCGGAACGGTTCAGATGAAAATTTTGATCGATAACCCCGCGGTGGAGTACAAGTGTTTTGCCCTCTCCGGCCCCACCCGGGTGGTTGTCGATCTGATGGGCAAATGGAACAAACCGCCGTTTGAGGACAAAAACGTCAGCACCAGCCGGGTCAGCCGTATCCGGGTCGGAAAGTATGACGATAAGGTGCGGATTGTGGCCGATATCAGCGGCGGCGGCGTTTCCTCTCCGACCGTTACCGCGGGGCCGGACGGGCTGGTTGTGAGCATACCCTGA
- a CDS encoding N-acetyltransferase, with amino-acid sequence MNIRTATNQDRDDIQKVHLRAFPESESGLVAKLAVDLLAEKTTPQIISLVAETDDAIVGHIAFSPVMIEDNERFLGYILAPLGVSPDYQKCRFGSKLIEFGMRQLSAMGVNVVFVYGDPKYYSRFGFSVEAARDFTAPYKLQYPFGWQAILLKECEIEDLPATITCVTSLRYPELW; translated from the coding sequence ATGAATATCAGAACAGCAACAAACCAGGATCGCGACGATATCCAAAAGGTCCATTTGCGCGCCTTTCCCGAAAGCGAGAGCGGGCTTGTCGCAAAGCTTGCCGTTGATCTGCTTGCCGAAAAAACGACGCCGCAAATCATATCCCTGGTCGCTGAAACCGATGACGCCATTGTCGGCCATATCGCTTTCAGTCCCGTGATGATTGAAGACAATGAGCGTTTCCTGGGTTATATTCTGGCGCCGCTCGGGGTGAGCCCGGATTATCAAAAATGTCGCTTTGGATCAAAACTGATTGAGTTTGGCATGCGGCAACTGTCAGCCATGGGGGTGAATGTTGTCTTTGTCTATGGTGATCCAAAATATTACAGCAGGTTCGGCTTCAGCGTTGAGGCGGCCCGTGACTTTACCGCACCTTACAAACTTCAGTATCCGTTCGGGTGGCAGGCCATCTTACTCAAGGAATGTGAGATTGAAGACTTGCCCGCGACAATAACCTGCGTCACCTCATTGCGCTACCCGGAATTATGGTGA
- a CDS encoding methyltransferase, which produces MGGMSRTRLILERQWLHALLLGVLLAGAGLASGLDGVRTGHLWGVPTPVWFRLAIASAVAHQVYVWFCWRTQLHASLFTRVLGRAGFPVYAAGFAALGVARVVLVFCLASSNRDSLAVNFFVLRTFAVIAAIPAAYLAYSVMRYFGFRRAFGIDHFDADYRSLPFVRTGIFRLTRNGMYVYGFLLLWVPALWFASSAALVAALFSHLYIWVHYYSTELPDIKRIYGKGIEGSRCKV; this is translated from the coding sequence ATGGGTGGCATGTCTCGAACTCGGTTGATCCTTGAGCGGCAGTGGCTTCATGCCCTGCTTCTCGGCGTCCTGCTTGCCGGCGCGGGGCTGGCAAGCGGCCTGGACGGGGTTCGAACCGGGCATCTGTGGGGAGTTCCGACTCCGGTCTGGTTCCGGCTGGCTATCGCCTCCGCCGTCGCGCACCAGGTATACGTGTGGTTCTGCTGGCGGACCCAGCTGCACGCATCTCTGTTTACCCGGGTGCTTGGCCGCGCCGGGTTCCCGGTGTATGCCGCGGGATTTGCCGCCCTGGGCGTCGCGCGTGTTGTTCTGGTCTTTTGCCTGGCCAGTTCAAACCGGGATTCGTTGGCGGTGAATTTCTTCGTGCTCAGGACTTTTGCCGTCATCGCGGCGATTCCGGCGGCGTATCTGGCCTACTCGGTAATGCGCTATTTCGGCTTCAGGCGGGCCTTCGGCATCGACCATTTCGATGCGGATTACCGGTCATTGCCGTTCGTGCGCACGGGGATTTTCCGGTTGACGCGCAACGGCATGTACGTTTACGGTTTTCTCCTGCTCTGGGTCCCGGCATTGTGGTTCGCCTCGTCAGCGGCCTTAGTCGCGGCCCTGTTCAGCCACCTGTATATATGGGTTCATTACTATTCGACCGAGCTTCCGGACATCAAACGCATATACGGGAAAGGGATTGAGGGCTCAAGGTGTAAGGTGTAA